One Fictibacillus halophilus genomic window, GATAGCAATCCCATATTTTAATTGTATGTAGATCAATTAGTTCTTTTTCTTCTGATATACCTATCGAAATGGTGGAAATGTATTCACGAGTAAATGGATGGTCACCTTCTCTGTGAAATTCACCATCAAAAGATAAATTCTTCTTATTAAGAAGAGGTTTGTATTTTAATAACAAATATTCAATATCGTCTGCTAAAGCTGCTTCAATATCTTTAATTCTTTGCATTAGTTCATGTGAAAACTCTCTTTGATGATATCTCATTTTACAATCACTTCATTTCTCAAATGTCTTTTCAGTAAACAATCTGTTGCGTTATTTAATTCAATAAAAAAGAGCATTAATCCTTTAAAGATTAGTGCTCCATATTGCGTATTAAATTTATCTCCCAAAAAAAGAACAATACTCTACTCTTCAATTTGAAAGTTGCATTGCCTTTTCATGGGTTTCTAAAATTAGCTTAAGCTCTGCCAGATCGCTTATCGTATAATCGGCTGCCTCCGCTTCTTTCCAATGAGGGCTGGTTTTCCAGACGGCAATCATACCAGTATTTCTAGCAGCTTCCACGTCATTTTTGGGGTGATCGCCAACAAACATGCACTCTTCCTTCTTAACATTCAACCTCTCTGCAGCTCTCTCGAAAACAAGTGGATCAGGCTTTCTCAATCCCTCCATCTCAGATATAAGGATTGTGTCGAAGTACTCTTTTATCTCTAGTGCTTGAATCAAGTCATTCTGAAACACACCGTAACCGTTCGTGACCAAACCGAGGCGATAGCCTTCTTTCTTCAGCTCATCTAACATGCTAATAAGATTAGGAAATGGGGTGCAATGGTGCTTGAATTGCGTTAAATAATCATCGAGTAATTCTCCAGGAGGCATTCTTCTAACAGCCAGCTCCTCGGCTAGCTTTTGGTACACTTTGTCCTTCCACACGTATCCGTTTTCCTCTAACTCTATAAATCTTCTCGCAAACAATTTTATAGGTATATGGGACAGTACGGATGAAAGCCGAGTATGTTGGTCCTCTACGAACTTCTTAACCGAGGTGTCGCGATCCAATAGGGTTCCGTCCAAATCAAACAGTACAGCTTTTATCAAAATAACTCTCTCCTATCCTTGCATTCTCTATATGAAGGTCTGTACCCGTAATAAT contains:
- a CDS encoding HAD family hydrolase encodes the protein MIKAVLFDLDGTLLDRDTSVKKFVEDQHTRLSSVLSHIPIKLFARRFIELEENGYVWKDKVYQKLAEELAVRRMPPGELLDDYLTQFKHHCTPFPNLISMLDELKKEGYRLGLVTNGYGVFQNDLIQALEIKEYFDTILISEMEGLRKPDPLVFERAAERLNVKKEECMFVGDHPKNDVEAARNTGMIAVWKTSPHWKEAEAADYTISDLAELKLILETHEKAMQLSN